One region of bacterium genomic DNA includes:
- a CDS encoding CarD family transcriptional regulator, whose amino-acid sequence MAKGLAKQSFSELPFKVGDKAVYPAHGVGEVKSIESKEIMGAKQTFYVLQILDSGMKIMVPTANVNAVGLREVISDQEVDDVYEILKQRDVHIDNQTWNRRYREYMDKIKTGSVYEIAEVLRDLSLLKFKKELSFGERKMLDTAKSLLMKELAICEGREEDEIEEEINEIFKAA is encoded by the coding sequence ATGGCCAAGGGCCTTGCTAAGCAGTCCTTTTCCGAGCTCCCCTTCAAGGTTGGCGACAAAGCCGTCTATCCCGCCCATGGCGTCGGCGAGGTCAAGAGCATCGAGAGCAAGGAGATCATGGGCGCCAAGCAGACCTTCTACGTCCTGCAGATCCTCGACAGCGGCATGAAGATCATGGTCCCGACCGCCAATGTCAACGCGGTGGGCCTGCGCGAGGTCATTTCCGACCAGGAGGTCGACGACGTCTACGAGATCCTCAAGCAGCGCGATGTCCACATCGACAACCAGACTTGGAACCGCCGCTACCGCGAGTACATGGACAAGATCAAGACCGGCTCGGTTTACGAAATTGCCGAGGTTTTACGAGATCTTTCCCTGCTTAAGTTCAAGAAAGAATTGAGCTTTGGCGAGCGCAAGATGCTCGATACCGCCAAGAGCCTCCTGATGAAGGAGCTCGCGATCTGCGAAGGCCGCGAGGAAGACGAGATCGAGGAAGAGATCAACGAGATCTTCAAGGCGGCCTAA
- a CDS encoding nucleotide sugar dehydrogenase yields MAKKQGSQTVLLDKIQGRRARIGVIGLGYVGLPLAVGFAEAGFRVTGIDLDPRKVAALKAGKNYIPDISNALVKDLVKRKLLVATGDFRAARELDTVSICVPTPLRKSRDPDISYIVHATAKLKKNLRRGQLIVLESTTYPGTTEEILLPELSSTGLEVGKDFFLAFSPERIDPGNTRFGLKNTPKIVGGITAACTEVSAALYRQVSDKVLTVSSSASAEMVKILENTFRAVNIGLVNEIAQICDKLKIDAWEVIEAAASKPFGFMPFYPGPGLGGHCIPVDPHYLSWKLRSMNYTTRFIELASEINHEMPDYVFQKIQAALNERKKSVKDAKILLLGVAYKKNVSDVRESPAYDLARRLIEAGAKLSYSDPHVPVWATDWGSFRSQKPSPKLLKGSDCTVIVTDHQAFDYRQVVATAPLIVDTRNATKGLVSKKIVKL; encoded by the coding sequence ATGGCGAAAAAACAAGGTTCCCAAACTGTCCTACTCGACAAGATTCAGGGCCGCCGTGCCCGGATCGGGGTCATCGGCCTGGGCTATGTCGGCCTGCCCCTGGCGGTGGGCTTCGCCGAAGCCGGCTTCCGGGTGACCGGGATCGACCTCGACCCCCGTAAGGTGGCCGCCCTGAAGGCCGGAAAGAATTATATTCCGGATATTTCCAATGCTTTGGTCAAGGATCTTGTGAAGCGAAAATTGCTGGTCGCGACCGGCGATTTTCGCGCTGCCAGGGAGCTGGATACGGTCTCGATTTGCGTGCCCACGCCGCTCCGCAAGAGCCGCGATCCCGACATTTCCTACATCGTCCACGCCACCGCCAAACTGAAAAAAAACCTGCGCCGGGGACAGCTCATTGTCCTCGAAAGCACCACCTATCCCGGCACCACCGAGGAGATCCTCCTGCCCGAGCTCAGCTCCACCGGCCTCGAGGTCGGAAAGGACTTCTTCCTCGCTTTTTCGCCGGAGCGGATCGACCCGGGCAACACTCGCTTCGGCCTCAAGAACACTCCCAAGATCGTCGGCGGGATCACCGCCGCCTGCACCGAGGTCAGCGCGGCGCTCTACCGCCAGGTCAGCGACAAGGTCCTGACCGTCAGCTCCTCGGCTTCGGCCGAGATGGTGAAGATCCTGGAAAACACCTTCCGGGCGGTCAATATCGGGCTGGTCAACGAAATCGCCCAGATCTGCGACAAGCTGAAGATCGATGCCTGGGAAGTGATCGAGGCGGCCGCCTCCAAGCCCTTCGGCTTCATGCCCTTTTATCCGGGGCCCGGCCTCGGAGGGCACTGCATCCCGGTGGACCCCCACTATCTCTCCTGGAAGCTGCGCAGCATGAACTACACCACCCGCTTCATCGAGCTGGCCAGCGAGATCAACCACGAGATGCCGGACTATGTCTTTCAGAAGATCCAGGCTGCGCTCAACGAGCGGAAGAAATCGGTGAAGGACGCCAAGATCCTGCTGCTGGGCGTGGCTTACAAGAAGAACGTCTCCGACGTCCGGGAGTCGCCGGCTTACGATCTGGCCCGGCGCCTGATCGAGGCCGGAGCCAAGCTGAGCTATAGCGATCCTCATGTCCCGGTTTGGGCCACCGACTGGGGGAGCTTCCGTTCCCAAAAGCCAAGCCCCAAGCTATTGAAGGGTTCGGACTGTACGGTCATCGTCACCGATCATCAGGCCTTCGATTACCGCCAAGTCGTCGCAACGGCTCCGCTGATCGTGGACACCCGCAACGCGACCAAGGGGCTGGTTTCGAAGAAGATCGTCAAGCTCTAG